A genomic window from Phocoena sinus isolate mPhoSin1 chromosome 20, mPhoSin1.pri, whole genome shotgun sequence includes:
- the NSRP1 gene encoding nuclear speckle splicing regulatory protein 1 isoform X1: MAIPGRQYGLTLPKKAQQLHPVLQKPSVFGNDSDDDDETSVSESLQREAAKKQAMKQTKLEIQKALAEDSTVYEYDSIYDEMKKKKEESNPKLLLGKDRKPKYIHNLLKAVEIRKKEQEKRMEKKIQREREMEKGEFDDKEAFVTSAYKKKLQERAEEEERERRAAALEARLDVTKQSDLSGFYRHLLNQAVGEEEVPTCSFREARSGIKEEKSKGYSDEVSSEDRTTPHENCILQTVVKVEENPDADSDFDAKSSEDDEMEEDNKVNCRREKGTETLKNDSRHHRSHTHSQSSSEEREHGTKYHTKSSKSRGHEKREDQHQERQSREDNYYTDRDYQKEKKDSHRHREASYRDSHWKRHEQEDRLRGRDQRERNDREWKRERDREKYPSREQERDRQRNDYDRHIEKGGEKEEKSKEKEEHMKARKERYENSDKYRDRENREVSVQSSERNQERKESPNSRAKDRFLNQERANKMRNMEKDKERNTEKPSSSETSLGAKHRFTEKCQGTGKEQERPHETVNKFAKRSNEETVMSARDRYLARQMARVNAKTYIEKEDD, translated from the exons acCTCCGTGAGTGAAAGCCTTCAGAGAGAAGCTGCTAAGAAGCAAGCAATGAAACAG acCAAACTGGAAATCCAAAAGGCCCTTGCAGAAGATTCTACTGTATATGAATATGACAGTATTTAtgatgaaatgaagaaaaaaaaggaagaaagtaatcCAAAATTGCTTTTGGGAAAAGACCGAAAG cCCAAGTACATTCACAACTTACTAAAAGCAGTTGAGATCagaaaaaaggaacaggaaaaaagaatggaaaagaaaatacaaagagaacGAGAAATGGAAAAGGGAGAATTTGATGATAAAGAGGCATTTGTAACATCTGCTTATAAGAAAAAACTGCAAGAGAGagctgaagaggaagaaagagaaaggagggctGCTGCACTTGAAG CACGTTTGGATGTAACCAAGCAGAGCGATCTCAGTGGATTTTATAGGCACCTATTAAATCAAGCAGTTGGTGAAGAGGAAGTACCTACATGCAGCTTTCGTGAAGCCAG gtctgggataaaagaagagaaatcaaagGGATATTCCGATGAAGTAAGTTCAGAAGACAGAACAACACCTCATGAGAACTGCATTCTCCAAACTGTTGTGAAAGTAGAGGAAAACCCAGATGCAGACAGTGACTTTGATGCTAAGAGCAGTGAGGATGATGAAATGGAAGAAGATAATAAAGTGAACTGCAGAAGGGAAAAGGGCACAGAGACCTTAAAAAATGACTCCAGGCATCACAGAAGTCATACCCACTCACAGTCATCTAGTGAAGAAAGAGAGCATGGTACCAAATACCACACAAAAAGTTCCAAGTCAAGAGGACATGAGAAAAGGGAAGATCAGCACCAAGAGAGACAATCCAGGGAGGACAACTATTACACTGACCGTgattaccaaaaagaaaagaaggattcCCATAGGCACAGAGAGGCCAGTTACAGAGATTCACACTGGAAGAGGCATGAACAAGAAGATAGACTGAGGGGAAGAgaccagagagaaagaaatgatagggaatggaaaagggagagagacagggagaaataCCCCtcaagagaacaagaaagagacagacaacGAAATGATTATGACCGACACAttgagaaaggaggagagaaggaagagaaaagcaaagaaaaggaagagcatatgaaagcaaggaaagaaagatatGAAAACAGTGATAAATACAGAGATAGAGAAAACCGAGAAGTAAGTGttcaatcttcagaaagaaatcaagaaagaaaggaaagcccAAATTCTAGGGCAAAGGATAGGTTTCTTAACCAGGAAAGAGccaataaaatgagaaacatggaaaaggacaaagaaagaaacacagagaaaccCTCTAGTTCTGAAACATCACTGGGAGCAAAACACAGATTCACAGAGAAATGCCAAGGGACTGGCAAAGAACAAGAGAGGCCACACGAGACAGTGAACAAGTTTGCAAAGCGGAGCAACGAAGAAACTGTAATGTCAGCGAGAGACAGATACTTGGCCCGGCAAATGGCACGGGTTAATGCAAAGACATATATTGAGAAAGAAGATGATTGA
- the NSRP1 gene encoding nuclear speckle splicing regulatory protein 1 isoform X2 gives MKQTKLEIQKALAEDSTVYEYDSIYDEMKKKKEESNPKLLLGKDRKPKYIHNLLKAVEIRKKEQEKRMEKKIQREREMEKGEFDDKEAFVTSAYKKKLQERAEEEERERRAAALEARLDVTKQSDLSGFYRHLLNQAVGEEEVPTCSFREARSGIKEEKSKGYSDEVSSEDRTTPHENCILQTVVKVEENPDADSDFDAKSSEDDEMEEDNKVNCRREKGTETLKNDSRHHRSHTHSQSSSEEREHGTKYHTKSSKSRGHEKREDQHQERQSREDNYYTDRDYQKEKKDSHRHREASYRDSHWKRHEQEDRLRGRDQRERNDREWKRERDREKYPSREQERDRQRNDYDRHIEKGGEKEEKSKEKEEHMKARKERYENSDKYRDRENREVSVQSSERNQERKESPNSRAKDRFLNQERANKMRNMEKDKERNTEKPSSSETSLGAKHRFTEKCQGTGKEQERPHETVNKFAKRSNEETVMSARDRYLARQMARVNAKTYIEKEDD, from the exons ATGAAACAG acCAAACTGGAAATCCAAAAGGCCCTTGCAGAAGATTCTACTGTATATGAATATGACAGTATTTAtgatgaaatgaagaaaaaaaaggaagaaagtaatcCAAAATTGCTTTTGGGAAAAGACCGAAAG cCCAAGTACATTCACAACTTACTAAAAGCAGTTGAGATCagaaaaaaggaacaggaaaaaagaatggaaaagaaaatacaaagagaacGAGAAATGGAAAAGGGAGAATTTGATGATAAAGAGGCATTTGTAACATCTGCTTATAAGAAAAAACTGCAAGAGAGagctgaagaggaagaaagagaaaggagggctGCTGCACTTGAAG CACGTTTGGATGTAACCAAGCAGAGCGATCTCAGTGGATTTTATAGGCACCTATTAAATCAAGCAGTTGGTGAAGAGGAAGTACCTACATGCAGCTTTCGTGAAGCCAG gtctgggataaaagaagagaaatcaaagGGATATTCCGATGAAGTAAGTTCAGAAGACAGAACAACACCTCATGAGAACTGCATTCTCCAAACTGTTGTGAAAGTAGAGGAAAACCCAGATGCAGACAGTGACTTTGATGCTAAGAGCAGTGAGGATGATGAAATGGAAGAAGATAATAAAGTGAACTGCAGAAGGGAAAAGGGCACAGAGACCTTAAAAAATGACTCCAGGCATCACAGAAGTCATACCCACTCACAGTCATCTAGTGAAGAAAGAGAGCATGGTACCAAATACCACACAAAAAGTTCCAAGTCAAGAGGACATGAGAAAAGGGAAGATCAGCACCAAGAGAGACAATCCAGGGAGGACAACTATTACACTGACCGTgattaccaaaaagaaaagaaggattcCCATAGGCACAGAGAGGCCAGTTACAGAGATTCACACTGGAAGAGGCATGAACAAGAAGATAGACTGAGGGGAAGAgaccagagagaaagaaatgatagggaatggaaaagggagagagacagggagaaataCCCCtcaagagaacaagaaagagacagacaacGAAATGATTATGACCGACACAttgagaaaggaggagagaaggaagagaaaagcaaagaaaaggaagagcatatgaaagcaaggaaagaaagatatGAAAACAGTGATAAATACAGAGATAGAGAAAACCGAGAAGTAAGTGttcaatcttcagaaagaaatcaagaaagaaaggaaagcccAAATTCTAGGGCAAAGGATAGGTTTCTTAACCAGGAAAGAGccaataaaatgagaaacatggaaaaggacaaagaaagaaacacagagaaaccCTCTAGTTCTGAAACATCACTGGGAGCAAAACACAGATTCACAGAGAAATGCCAAGGGACTGGCAAAGAACAAGAGAGGCCACACGAGACAGTGAACAAGTTTGCAAAGCGGAGCAACGAAGAAACTGTAATGTCAGCGAGAGACAGATACTTGGCCCGGCAAATGGCACGGGTTAATGCAAAGACATATATTGAGAAAGAAGATGATTGA